Proteins from one Anopheles nili chromosome 2, idAnoNiliSN_F5_01, whole genome shotgun sequence genomic window:
- the LOC128721383 gene encoding cytochrome b-c1 complex subunit 6, mitochondrial isoform X1: MAARKWFSSFFPSVKAQEEEDIVDPQTVLREKCAQQGHTTQLWDKYQACNERVSGRSQTTETCVEELFDYLHELDHCVTKTLFSKLK; the protein is encoded by the exons ATGGCTGCCCGCAAATggttctcgtcctttttcccatcggTGAAGGCTCAGGAAGAGGAAGATATCGTTGACCCACAAACCGTGCTACGG GAAAAGTGTGCTCAGCAGGGTCACACCACCCAACTGTGGGACAAGTACCAGGCGTGCAATGAACGCGTCAGTGGCCGCTCCCAAACTACGGAGACCTGTGTCGAAGAGCTGTTCGATTACCTACACGAGCTGGATCACTGCGTCACAAAGACTCTGTTTTCGAAGCTGAAGTAA
- the LOC128721383 gene encoding cytochrome b-c1 complex subunit 6, mitochondrial isoform X2, translating to MMAARKWFSSFFPSVKAQEEEDIVDPQTVLREKCAQQGHTTQLWDKYQACNERVSGRSQTTETCVEELFDYLHELDHCVTKTLFSKLK from the exons GATGGCTGCCCGCAAATggttctcgtcctttttcccatcggTGAAGGCTCAGGAAGAGGAAGATATCGTTGACCCACAAACCGTGCTACGG GAAAAGTGTGCTCAGCAGGGTCACACCACCCAACTGTGGGACAAGTACCAGGCGTGCAATGAACGCGTCAGTGGCCGCTCCCAAACTACGGAGACCTGTGTCGAAGAGCTGTTCGATTACCTACACGAGCTGGATCACTGCGTCACAAAGACTCTGTTTTCGAAGCTGAAGTAA